A window from Corynebacterium accolens encodes these proteins:
- a CDS encoding ECF transporter S component: MTTNAAASAAPKRNLNWRVVDIVVASVLGVACGFVFLGWNAVGYAWYEAMDALTPGLGGLATGIWLLGGILGGLVIRKPGAAVYVEVLAATVSADLGSQWGISTLYSGLAQGIGVEIIFAIFMYRQFNLGVTILVGMAAGWGAFVLELFTPGNLAKSFEFNIIYLVTLTISGAILAGALGFYVVKALAKTGALDRFAVGREQRA, translated from the coding sequence ATGACTACTAATGCAGCTGCGTCCGCAGCGCCAAAGCGCAACTTGAATTGGCGCGTGGTGGACATCGTGGTGGCATCCGTCTTGGGTGTTGCCTGTGGCTTCGTATTCTTGGGCTGGAATGCCGTGGGCTATGCCTGGTATGAGGCCATGGATGCGCTTACGCCGGGCCTTGGCGGTTTGGCCACGGGCATTTGGCTGTTAGGCGGCATCCTGGGTGGATTGGTCATCCGCAAGCCGGGTGCGGCAGTCTACGTGGAGGTCCTTGCCGCCACGGTGTCAGCCGATTTGGGCTCGCAGTGGGGCATTAGCACCCTGTACTCGGGCCTGGCACAGGGTATCGGTGTGGAGATCATCTTCGCCATCTTCATGTACCGCCAGTTCAACCTTGGGGTGACCATCCTGGTCGGTATGGCAGCAGGCTGGGGCGCTTTCGTCCTGGAGCTGTTTACCCCCGGTAACCTCGCGAAGTCCTTCGAGTTCAATATTATCTACTTGGTCACCCTGACCATCTCCGGTGCCATCTTGGCCGGCGCCCTGGGCTTCTATGTGGTGAAGGCATTGGCAAAGACCGGTGCCCTTGACCGCTTTGCAGTAGGCCGCGAACAGCGCGCTTAG